The genomic DNA GAACATGTTGCCGTGGTCGGTGAGGGCCACGGCGGGCATCCCGTCGGCCTGGGCCTTTTTCATGAGCGCCGAAATGCTGGCCTGGCCATCGAGCAGCGAATATTGGGTGTGGGAGTGAAGATGCGAGAAGGTGGGCATAGCAGGCAGTAAAGGCAGTTGTCAGGTAAAGATACGATAGCCTGGGTGGGGTTTGCCGGCTTGCTTTTTCCGGCATTTTCGGGTATGCGCACTCGAAAAGCTACGTAGTTTAGGCAAAGGCGCTCCGTGTTTTCCGGTATAAAAAATGAACCTCTTCCTACCCGATACGCTTACCTGAACACTAACTTTGGGCATCTTCCACTGGAAGGTGAGTACCAAGGACTGTTGCAGGTCCGCCGCCTGGGCTGCGTTTAGCTCCTACTGAGCTAGCACCTTGTTTTGCCCGTGCGTTTGCGGTTTGCCAGTGGCAGCCGTGGTAGGGGCAACTATTTGTGATAGTTGTCGATTCTCCTACCCCACCCACCCATGAAAGTTCTGACTCCTACTACCGACCCGGTTTATACCCCGCCGGCCGCCCCTTCCAGCCTGGACAAGTGGCTGATTCGCTACTTGCAAGACCCGCGTGACCTGCCGTTTGCGCACCTCATACTGAAAATAACGGCCACCATGCTGCCGCTGGCGGTGCTGCTGTTTGTGCCGGCGTTGCGCGGGGCGTGGTGGTGGGCCACGTTCGGGCTGTTATTCTTTTTTAGCAATGCCCGCTACAAAGGGCCGTTTGGTCTGATGCTGCACTGCACCAGCCACCGGGTGCTGTTTAAGAAGAAGCACGGCTGGCTAAACAACTATATTCCGTGGGTGCTGGGGCCGCTGTTTGGCCAAACGCCGGAGTCGTACTTCGTGCACCACATGGGTATGCACCACCCCGAAAACAACCTGCCCGATGACCAAAGCTCCACCATGTTTTACCAGCGCGACTCGCTGGGCGGGTTTCTGCGCTACCTCGGCGACTTTATGTTTCTGGGCGTGGCCAAGCTGGCGGGCTACTTCAAGGTTCGCAACAAGCCTACCCTGCGCTACCGCCTGCTGCGCGGCGAAATTCTATATGTGGGCCTGACGGTGGCGCTGGCCTTCGTGAACCTGCCGGCCACGCTGGCCGTGTTCGTGGTGCCGTTCGTGCTCTCGCGGGTCATTATGATGCTCGGCAACTGGGCGCAGCACGCGTTTATTGATGCCGAAACGCCCGAAAACTGCTACCGCAACAGCGTGACGTGCATCAACACCACCTACAATCATAAGTGCTGGAACGATGGCTACCACATCAGCCACCACCTCAAGCCGGCCCTGCACTGGACCGACCACCCGCACCATTTCCGCCAAAACCTGGCACAATATGCCGAAAACGAGGCCATTGTGTTCGATGGCATCCATTTTCTGCACATTTTCTTCTACCTCATGGCCAAGCGCTACGACTTGCTGGCCCGTCACTTCGTGCTGCTCGACGGCACGCAGCGCACCGAAACCCAGGTGACGGACCTCCTGCGCAGCCGTACCCAGCGCATCAGCCGCGCGGTGCTCGTGCCGCAGTTGGCGTAGCGCGGGCTCTGCGAGTCCGCGCGTTGTGTCGCAGTACTACTTGCCCATGAGCGGACTCACAGGGTCCGTGCTATTTCCCTTGCTTCCCGGCCGGCGCAGGCGCCAGTTGTGCCAGGGCTTGGGGTGGCTGTCGAGGTAGGGTAGGAGCCAGTGTAGTGTCGCCAGGGTAAGGCCGGTGCCCAGCACCGAGCCGGCGTACACATCCTCCACGAAGTGCTGGGCCAGATATACCCGTGAATAGGCCGTGAGGGCCGCCAGCGCCACGAACGCGTAGCCCCAACGCTTATCTTTCACGAGCAGCGTGAGCAGCAGAAACACCGAAA from Hymenobacter psoromatis includes the following:
- a CDS encoding fatty acid desaturase gives rise to the protein MKVLTPTTDPVYTPPAAPSSLDKWLIRYLQDPRDLPFAHLILKITATMLPLAVLLFVPALRGAWWWATFGLLFFFSNARYKGPFGLMLHCTSHRVLFKKKHGWLNNYIPWVLGPLFGQTPESYFVHHMGMHHPENNLPDDQSSTMFYQRDSLGGFLRYLGDFMFLGVAKLAGYFKVRNKPTLRYRLLRGEILYVGLTVALAFVNLPATLAVFVVPFVLSRVIMMLGNWAQHAFIDAETPENCYRNSVTCINTTYNHKCWNDGYHISHHLKPALHWTDHPHHFRQNLAQYAENEAIVFDGIHFLHIFFYLMAKRYDLLARHFVLLDGTQRTETQVTDLLRSRTQRISRAVLVPQLA